aatcacttctgttttactcgatggttttccgtcaatcactacgaactgtgatctctctgacaggaaatcacagatccagtcacataactgagacgatattccactagcacgcaatttgactacgagctgcttgtgtggtacagtgtcaaaagctttccggaaatccggaaatatggaatcgatctgaaatctcttgtcaatagcactcaggacttcatgcgagtaaagagttagttgtgtttcaaaagaacgatgttttctaaacccatgttgactgtttgtcaatagaccgttttcttcgaggtaagtcattatgttggaacacaatatatgttctaaaatcctgctgcatatcgacgttaacgatatgggccagtaatttagtcgattactcctactgcctttcttgaatattggtgtgacctgtgcaactttccagtctttgggtacggatctttcgtcgagcgaacggttgtatatgattgttaagtatggagctaatgcatcagaatactccgaaaggaacctaattggtatacagcctggactaGAAGActgtttgcttttattaagtgatttaagttgcttcactactccgaggatatttacttctacgttactcttgttggcagctgttctccatttgaattctggaatatttacttcatcttcttttgtgaaggcatttcggaaggctgtgtttagtaactttgctttggcagcactgtcttcggtggTATCTCCAtagctatcgtgcagagaaggcactgtTGAACGTGGGAAATTGAACTCCAATAACGAGTGCCCCCGATTGCTACACATTACCCTAAACCGTTCCAAGGAAACACTACAAGGTACTAAGTCGGGCAGCACGACTCAGATCAGGAAATTTATCGTATCAGAAAGCTCCTTGCTTAAGGTGATTTTTACGGAGAAGAACTAACAGCTAATTCAAACATCCAAGACTACACCAATGTTTCGTCTTTCGGTAACACCCCTGCCCACAACCATTAAATAGAGAAAGCGTTTAAAGGGCTATCAATTACTCCATGACAGGCCAAGTTCGGCCAAAAGGCGCAGTGCGCGGCTCACCCACCGGTCCGGCTTCAAAACACCGACTGCCCGAGCGATCCGCCGCCGTTCCTCGCAGCCCAAAGCGCCCTAGCTCCACAAGCTCCGATCCACGAGAAGTGACCCACTATAGGCGCGGGGCGGCCACTCAAAGAGGGAGCTGTCCATGGATCACCTCCAGCAAGAAAGGAATGAGTATAAAGTGAAGCGACATTATATGGTAATCACTGACATTACTTTTACAAttgttaattatttttaataaactgtGGAATTAAACTCATATAGTACTAATCATCAATCAAATAATGACCAGCATAATAGAGCAGCGAGATCGGCAATAGACTATCGCTTATCATTTTCCTTagatgctactccacaatacagaagaagaaaatattctAGATATTTACTATATTTCAGCAACTTTTTGGCTTCTGTACTCACTGCTGTAACGATATTATAATCTCTGAGTATATTGTTAAGCTTGGTCTCATTTGTCCCCAAATTCTGTACGTACCATGTAGCAATACTAAATACATCTTTTGTTCCACAATTCTTATGCTTTTCCTTGTGTGATCATCGTCCGCGATATCCAGTTTTTATTCGAGATTTTTTGGAGGCTTGTGAGTATGAAGATTTCTACATGTATTGGTTAGCAGCCTTCTCGCATGACTCCCAACTTGTAGGACCAAGATCTTACCGGTTTATTGCCCTCCTGAGGAGGTCTTACTCCCCTCATGGAATCAACGATTAGAGAGTGACAATCAGAGTCACCCTCAACCTTGTACCGTAAAAAATACTGTGATGGTAAAAGTCTAATGAATGTGAACAATCGGCAGGATCTGGTGGTGCTGTGAAAGGCAATAAAACATTCGAAACAGAAATCCGTGATATCATGAGTCCGAAAGCAGTCGTGCATAAAAACTTGCGTCACGTGCAAGTTTGTAGTGGATTTCAGGCAGAAATATCATGGATGTTTCATATCGAAAAAATCAGCGAGACTATTCTTGCAATTTCTACGCTACGCTAGGAAGAAGCTACAGATTTCAGTGTGGTTACATATGAAACTTCGTGCTTGCGTAAGATGCGTAAATGCTATTCCCACAAGAGCAGCAATCGTCACCATGAGAAGACATAAAATCAAAGGTATAATGTGTTGCGGAATAGAAGCAAGAAGTACGAATTTAAGTGTAGATGGTATCATCAAACTGATAGCTTGTGTTCAGATTTGACAAGCTGATGGCTTGTGTTCAGATTTGACAAGTGGGTGACGAAAATTTGGCAAATGAAAGATGTGATACAAGCGCGTATAGGTTAGTAAATTTCTTTCTCTGCCTGTATTTAAGCGATATCAGGTTGTAAGAGGTCCCAGcacatgtaatttcgatgtattgctcatgcgctgcctgcgatatgcaaggtctctgaccagagagcagtgttcactgcagtaggaactgtgtagctgtagcagtaagttgttgctagtctggagtctgctctggtctggtatggtgtatcgtgttggcgggcccggtcgcggtgcagcgatgccggagcctgagtattattgtataaggtaaaaagcagcctcgcgcatatgtagtaatgttatctcaagtcgcatgtaaatgttttaaaactctcgtaataataatcttcctcataaaaagtaagttttgacaaccattcatttcaatttaaagaatttactaatttctcccacccatgatcatcccgattattgctatAGAAAAatgagttgcttcctttcataaatgacagataggtcggccagcattgcacagagctgtgccggaaaaatttatttaagagcagatatatccggcgacttcattgaggtaagaatttttccttttttattcagaatgatctttcagggtcatgacgcagcactgctgtcgtccaaaatttaccaggttaaattcacagtgaattattgaaaagtcataagtgagcaacaatttaattgagaggttacttacattgttttattaccgtgttactgaacttatttttttattgggacgttacactgaatgtgaacgacataattataatttttactgttgagaggttcaggaatttttctgttatgaggccacgctaaatgtgaatgaattttgagcttagattaaatgtaaatgaattttgtggggaggttacactgtgaatgaattttgttttgaggttacactagattagaatcataatcatattatttatttaaaaatattttgtggggaggttacacttggcgacaaccggccaggatcgtatttctttgtgaatttctgagaagtagctacatatctgctcttatgtacttaaatgtagtttgcatctggtgcaacgcatttactaatttgtcactcttcctttcacagatcatcgacaatttattgctctttgttgtaattgtgtttgttccatttttgctttgtctttgtttcaatttgtgcttaattttgatttgtgaaaaatgccccgaaaaactgttaacagtacatcgcgatgtgcaatgagtgaaatagccgactcgaataatttgaccgataatacttgcgacactcagtgtaatagcgataaacctctaattactgataatcagtgcgtaccgaccactagtaatgattttgatcctaatgatgaacaaacaaattcaattatgtccacagtgaatgtaacaattgatgacgcagcacgttccgatacaatgaacgctgcccagtttgacacgcctgatttgGAAAATTTGcatagcgaacagataattgtttctaacgaaggtgaacaatgtactcaaagtacgtcagatttatttgattccgaggtagtgactaacagtgcacattcaattggcgaaccttttcaagaatcagaaaatgaccaaatgattacacaaaacgtgacaaatgcacaaacaccattacacagcatagaaaatagagtcgctaattttggattggatcaaattatggcagtattactACAACacaatgaaagacaagacaaccgcttcaaacaacttaatgaaaaacaagacaaccttaatgaaaaactcaaacagtcgaatgataagcaagataaCAATTTCAACAACTTACTGAaaagattacagccgttgccgcataATGTCGTGattctaaagaacaattacgtgaggaaattaaggcttgtgctagaagcagtagtgaagaaatttgatctgtggcacaagaattaagtaatacacatgcagccacaactaaattacttagagatgaagttagtgcagtcgctaaacaatgctctgaaaacgcaacgcAGTTACGCTACGAGTTTaagttaatgtcagcagaactttcacgcacactggatgcgaaagtagacgcgaaatttgaccaacagaacagccaaatagacgaacgttttaatcacctcctacaaaacagtgaaacgcgttacagtaaatttatacaggaacagaataaaataaagcaacaattcatggaaacaattactgcatagagacaggaagataagcgtaaattgtttacgaaagcaaaaacatacgtagacaacaatattgctacagtatcggacgaaatcaaacagttgaataccgaattgcatgatgaaatcaccgatcttaaaacaaaaacagacacacacacattagactttgagacaatgaccaacagacttgaaaagttggaactaatacaggatcccgatgccatcaaagcagacgttaaaaaattgaacaaaaccacacataaaatacaaaaacaaattaatgcttgtgatactaaaaacgatgatcaggtaaaagcactgactgaaaaatatgatgaattggccagtcgtattgacgttatcgaaagtaataatgacaccaaatcagacgatgcgtcaccagtttcgtttaatcaaacacccgaattccaaaatttgcagcagacgatcagtgagatagattcgtccaataatacattacgtagaaaattgacaactttacagcaagaagtgacagagatgaaaaatgtttgagcctctaacacgacacagcatacgccacattccgaacatttgtcacactcacacagccagtgtagcttaggtaatttacagagagtatgtgacatagattccgaacagacacagacaaaaagATCATCATAcagtcctgaacctgttcacacattcagagacgataacgttgattataagcactttTTATCTGATAAAAAGTctaaggtacttaataatgacagcacacaaagtcacgctttggactggctacaacaatttgctttagtatttgttatatcctagccagtaatgccacccgagcccgctgccaataggttggcagcatcaaagtccggacgccgtccgcgtaagcagcgccagcgagacaggaaatcgcagcaagtctgcgcgcgccaccgctggcttctgggttcttaagcgctggagtcgcgagcgctaggacagttctgtattcgccgctcagttgtatactcgccatcgaaatgtgtacttgctagtcagttgtgtgttcatcgcagcagagttgttatttgtcgtcagccgacgctgacctagccgctccgactcgaactagacagatctttGTAGACACGgagtcactactgtgtttctgtatcttcgttaataaagataagtaccgaattttatttaatcagagtgtttgggttttcacctttctgttcactgttccagcggaccggtcggcccgctattaaaagtgtggcggtgacttcgtaagctgtttctacagcgaattgcttctcgctacgaacaccgccacaaaactggcgacgaggacttccgaactcgtgtgcagggctggttcaacttgtttctggttatactaattatagcgaaaaaattttgggggctggtttaatttgtgttcactatgtctgccgaattacaacagttgatcttgttacagagtcagcaaatacaaagtctggtggaagcgatcgccaaacaagcggctaatcctccaacacaaaaggaacaagcacaggcagcaccaccgttccgtgcttttgatgcatcaagagaagaatggcgagaatatttcgcgcagttgcaggcgcacatgacagtctacaaaatcacaggtactgagcggcagctttatttaatttccactgcaggcgtggaagtctatcgactactttgtaagttgttcccggaatccaagccagaagctttagactatgacgttgtggTTAAcgagcttgctgagtatttcgagtcgcgagttcatgtggcagcagccagattcaagttcgtcagattaaagaaactgccacatcaatctaataaacagtggttaacagatttacggggcctcacccgtcagtgccgatttaattgtgtgtgtggagcttcctacagtgatgtcatgttacgagacgctattactcaaaacattgcagattctcgtattcgtgctgctatcttaaagttgcctgacccgtcattagagactgtgatgaacatcattgaagcccaagatacttttgactatgctgagtgtgagttagatcagccacgtatttctcaaattgcctgtgctaagcaagttatgtcacgcccgcggccccactggcagagtcagactgtaaacactagccggccgcgtcatgttcaACACATTCGTCAGctgcgtgtgcaaaatgatagagttaagtcttgccctaactGTGTTCTTGCTCaccctcgtgaacgttgcccgttaagaaacgcggtttgtcacttttgtcaaaggaaaggacacatccagactgtttgtttgcgtaaacgcaagaacaattctagtgctgcccagcccatggatattcatgttctacaaagccagcccgcccagaaggtcacgtttaaagactcttccacggttcgtgtgggtaagaaacttgttcgcaataagccacccacccagccctctgctatgcgacccaagcgtaattcaaacgctgtaaaaagtaatgtacagactgcaagtgaagcgggagttgttgttccacccgcccaacccacgagttgtcgtaagcagcgaacacgcgctaaacgcgctgattttgtgtcttccgcctccactgcaccgatccagagacagtgtaataaactatttgtgaagctacgcatccaggataagaccttcaattttcaattagacactggtgcgtctgtgactctcataaatagtgctacgtatgcggctatcggccgccctaaactttcagcgacaaaacattctttggctacttatagtggagaacaaattcctgtgttaggtgtatgtttCTGTTCACAGTGCTCcgtgctacagacagtgtaaacattttcggattagactgttttgacttgttcggcctgtctatccaagacaatgtgttgcaaattaattctgttgttgttcctcaagacagcataaccgatttgtgtcaacgatacagtgacatatttaaagacgaactaggttgtgctgcgaactttgccgctcatattacgttaaaagataatgctcagcctcgattttgtcgtgctcgtccagtgcctcacgccctccgggcacctgtagcagatgaacttcgtcgttggcaaaacaacggtgttattcaacccgtttcagcgagccagtgggcttctcccttagttattataaagaaaccgtcgggcaagttacgtttgtgtgctgattttaagtcgacagttaatcctcagactgtcattgattcttttcctttgcctagaccggacgagctgatggataagttaggggaagctcgtttcttttccaaaattgatctccgtgaagcatatttgcaattgcccctcgacgagcaatcacaacagtattttgtcataaacacgtcgttggggttgttccgttttctgcgtttgccttttggttgtgcgtcagctccagctgtttttcagggttttttgtcacaacttctggctaatgtgccatcgtgttgcgactatttagacgatattgttgtgtccggtcggacgcctgctgaacatttccgtaatttggagtgtttgtttaaagtgttgtctcaggcaggcctacgttgcaacatcgataaatgttcatttctccttacggagctggagtatctgggacatgttattaatgctcaaggcattcatccctcccagtcacatttagcagctattcgtgatttgcccgcccctcgcaatctgcgtGAATTGCAAGCAGtccttggcaaattgacatattatattaggtttatacctaatgcatcacagattgctgcaccgttgcatcgtctccgccgtaagaatgttccgtttgttgtgcccatgcagtctacaacgtctgcacaaactatacaggcgttgacttcaattttttgtattgagggtcttccagaagttttagtgtctgacaatggtccacaatttacctctgctgaatttgaaagtttttgttctgccaatggcattcgccatgttcttactccgccgttccaccctcaatcgaatggtgcagcggaacgttttgtacgcacattcaaggatcatatggaccgccttcgtgctacgcacactcgtcagcaggccctcatcacgttcctgtcgtcgtaccggaccacgccacgcgacggcccgtCGCCTgcagagcttctccacggccgtcgtcatcgcaccctactacggttgttgcaccccccggatcgacccgccgcttctgagcatcgcacgcgttttcagcgcaacgacgccgtttttttcagagtttatcacggtcgccgtcgttgggaacgtggtaccgtgataagtgtccagggtcgcggtttttatactgttcaaggtgctactggggtgcacaggaggcatcagaaccagttgcgccgcgctggccgcccggattctgccgctcgttctttgtccacagatttggtccgcggcgggttccagccgcgccttccgacttcgctgccgcccccagggcagcagcagcagccgtcgccgctaccacgccgacagcccgtcccgttgatgcctcccgcgcagcttcatccgggagcgccccgggtggtcgctccggcgcctgcggtccctcttcagtcgccaccgccttcggagctgatggatgtcgacccctcagccgggccgccttcccaagcggtggctgtgcagcctgtcctgcagccgctttccttgggcacccccaaggagtctgacgccgcagcgccttgtccggcgcccactcagcagccgtcgacgcagcgtcaggagacgctgcctctcttcgtgggtcccgacgccccgtcgcgtccagtaccagaagctgcgcccgtggtcacaggcgtgcaccctgacctcggttttcagtcggtgtttcccgcggccccgcgcagccaatgctggggtgcggaccggggactgccaccgacaacagtctccgccccggtctcttctgctacgcctgcagccagacccctcccccgccgtcgacgcttgccacgtcattattcaacgacggtgcggcgatttgggggggaggagtgttatatcctagccagtaatgccacccgagcccgctaccaaaaggttggcagcatcaaagtccggacgccgtccgcataagcagcgccagcgagacaggaaatcgcagcaagtctgcgcgcgccaccgctggcttctgggttcttaagcgctggagtcgcgagcgctaggacagttctgtattcgccgctcagttgtatactcgccatcgaattgtgtacttgctagtcagttgtgtgttcatcgcagcagagttgttgtttgtcgtcagccgacgctgacctagccgctccgactcgaactagacagatctttGTAGACACGgagtcactactgtgtttctgtatcttcgttaataaagataagtaccgacttttatttaatcagagtgtttgggttttcacctttctgttcactgttccagcggaccggtcggcccgctattaaaagtgtggcggtgacttcgtaagcagtttctacagcgaattgcttgtcgctacgaataCCGCCACAAaagtattttcatcagcttggcctgtaatgccgaaactagaattggactggatacaacaatttgtttttgaattttcaccggcgttgcctgtaatgcacaaaccaaaatttatttgcagttcgtaagagacctcaggggattcattacacttcgatgaatatgtgccgtagcgtgcacagggccccgagccgtagtagtgctgtttcatttttagttttctgcactgctgccttctcttctactatcctctatatc
The genomic region above belongs to Schistocerca americana isolate TAMUIC-IGC-003095 chromosome 7, iqSchAmer2.1, whole genome shotgun sequence and contains:
- the LOC124622893 gene encoding translation initiation factor IF-2-like; the encoded protein is MDIHVLQSQPAQKVTFKDSSTVRVDLVRGGFQPRLPTSLPPPGQQQQPSPLPRRQPVPLMPPAQLHPGAPRVVAPAPAVPLQSPPPSELMDVDPSAGPPSQAVAVQPVLQPLSLGTPKESDAAAPCPAPTQQPSTQRQETLPLFVGPDAPSRPVPEAAPVVTGASAESAAGAAAAVEAPSTSPADQVSGRGAATQGRPLFLPQRRSAQCRLGG